One Danio aesculapii chromosome 11, fDanAes4.1, whole genome shotgun sequence genomic region harbors:
- the inka1a gene encoding PAK4-inhibitor inka1 produces MLCLQESGDCLRDQMRYMMRSLQDLKHLRRSCVAPPVGPPVRLRACKQLIAQRERRARLRISDASEASSYDSACCLSSSLEEEESASDPSAVSSPSSERSLEFDSGYSEASWQDEGVVLRRTKNIRVSSTACLRTNQLSNTRVRPKSTSDACLESWTSFETASDPEDWTTSLLTRGRNRQPLVLGDNSFADLIHNWMDLPECPEQTELKHSSGRSFAKDFLVNVKRRIAGFSRSADGRRKSSDVTKLSKSIVPTKRLSCQIDVQHKMPFFYKSHTGLNELDTDYYQFSALMKSGSRTPIVCNDIIGYI; encoded by the exons ATG TTGTGTCTGCAGGAATCGGGCGACTGTCTGCGGGACCAAATGCGCTACATGATGCGCTCCCTGCAGGATCTGAAGCATTTGCGGCGGAGCTGTGTGGCGCCCCCTGTTGGACCCCCAGTCAGACTGCGTGCCTGCAAGCAGCTGATCGCACAGCGAGAACGGCGGGCCCGTTTGAGGATCAGCGACGCCAGCGAGGCCAGCAGTTACGACTCGGCCTGCTGTCTGTCCAGCTCTCTGGAGGAAGAAGAGTCTGCGAGCGACCCATCAGCGGTTAGCTCCCCGAGCAGCGAGCGCAGTCTGGAGTTTGATTCGGGATACTCTGAGGCTTCCTGGCAGGATGAAGGAGTCGTGTTACGACGCACTAAAAACATTCGTGTATCCTCCACTGCATGTCTCCGCACTAACCAGCTCTCAAACACTCGAGTGCGTCCTAAATCCACCTCCGATGCTTGCCTGGAAAGTTGGACGTCGTTCGAGACTGCAAGTGACCCCGAGGACTGGACTACATCACTGCTCACCCGCGGGCGAAACCGGCAGCCGCTTGTTCTGGGAGACAACAGCTTTGCAGATCTCATTCACAACTGGATGGACTTGCCAGAATGTCCAGAACAGACTGAACTAAAGCACAGTTCTGGACGCAGTTTTGCAAAAGACTTCTTGGTAAACGTCAAACGGAGGATAGCCGGGTTTTCCAGGAGTGCCGACGGACGAAGAAAGTCATCAGATGTCACGAAGTTGAGCAAATCCATTGTGCCCACCAAACGACTCTCGTGCCAAATTGATGTACAGCACAAAATGCCGTTCTTCTATAAATCTCACACGGGTCTGAATGAACTGGACACAGATTACTACCAGTTTTCGGCACTCATGAAGTCTGGAAGTAGAACACCCATTGTCTGTAATGACATTATTGGATACATATGA